Within Primulina tabacum isolate GXHZ01 chromosome 5, ASM2559414v2, whole genome shotgun sequence, the genomic segment GTTTTGAATAGGAGAGTTCAGCATGAAAAATCACGTTTTCTGAGTCTTTGTTGATCTTAAAACAATATTTACTTAATTGTGTCATTTAAACAGTTTCAGGAAATAATTATGATTGACAACTTGAGGATGTAATCTGATACTGGAAGTCTGGAACCCACCATTTTTTGCAGAACCTGAACCAAGCTGCCCGTGCTTGTTCAAGCCGAAAGCAAAAGAGAGACCATCCTCAGTTACTACTACTGTGTGACTCCTACCAGCCCCTGCCTTAACAACTTTGTGCCTGGGaggaagaatgtgaaatttaaCATAGGGTGATAATAAGCATAAAATGCACGCTCATTCAGCATAAATGCGTGGTCCCTAATAAACCAATCTTTCTAAAAAGCGTGCTTCTGAAAAGTGGAATAGGACAgcagaagaagaaaagaaacaaaCTTGGACAATGCGGAGACAATTGTTGGTCTATCTCGTTGAATCTTATCACCATGCCCAAGCTGTCCCTTCTGTgtattatttaaacaaaattacacagaagaattatcctaaacacaagaaaaataattaaatccatctggaaaaataaaataaaagttaacACGCCTCGTTGCGTCCCCAGGTGTAACAGCGACCTTCAATATCCAGTGCCACGCAATGACAAGACactacattttgacaaaaaataAAGTGAACCTTCAACACTCGTATCTTACTGAAACGTGAAAGCAAGAAACCAATCCAAACAACTCGAAATCTAATCACTGCACAAAGGCGAAAAAACAAAGCCTATATTTTTTATCTCCATACCGCAACCAGAGAAGACAAATCGAATGTCTACCCCCATAAGAGGCCTAAGCCTCGTTGGAGAAACCAAATTTTCCTCCGGCAAGCTCCTCCGCCGACCAATGGCATCCCAAGCTGTTGTTCCACAGAACAGCAGTTCCCCACCCTTTAACTCCTCCGCCTTCTTCTCCTCCTCCATCTACACCTTCACTAAAACaccaaaaattgaaataaaaaaataaaaataaaaccacAGATCGAGACCAAGGGTTAGCAGAAAACAAAAAATCCGAGCACAAAATAGATAGCCTTGATCACCTGTGGTTTAGGGTTAAAAAGCAGAAAATAGTCGCCCAATGTTGAATATTCGGGAGTTccaaagaaaatttgaaagatggAAACCCTAGTACCACTTgcgaattaatttaatttagagcAGATTGGTTTTAATTAGGGTTTCCAGGATTGCACTTTATTGGTGGGAGATTTCAAAgtgattttacttgtttttttgTCATTCTCCACTCttaaaatatacataaataaagaatcattaaatctatatatacacacacacagagTTTTAAGGTCGTTTTCATAAGATTTTGGTTAGTTCATCATGTCTGTAACATATAAATTTGCAAAGTAAATTGGGATTGAGACAAATATCATATCAGATTTTAATCACAAATTTCTTTGTATTTTCATTATGAAATCTGGTTGAACTATTCCAAAGAAATTAACattcaaattataaaataatgattTTCACAGACACCTATTTATAAATAACTATAATATTGTTATCGGTAGAACATCAATTAATATATTGTAAAATCGAGTATTCCCATTTTGTTACCCCTTCGTACCAATAGCATGTTATaaatcacaataaaaaaatagacaaatcaatattcaattacaattttcattatattcaaTCAATCTGTTtataagaaagaaaaaaaagtaGGCCTcttttgagacggtctcacgaatctttatctgtgagacgggtcaaccctaccgatattcacaataaaaattaatattcttaacttaaaaagtaataattttaatggATGCCCCAATTAAAAGATCCGTCtgacaaaatacgactcgtgaaaccgtctcacacaagttttggtttaaaaaaattaatataatacatATCTTTATATTATTATCTTGTCATAATCTAACAAAATAACAAtcatcaacaacaaaaaaattatcTATATCAGTCAGCGAAATGTGCTGGctgtatttattatttaacgGATCTCCTGTTAGTTGGGCTTTATGCTACACGGGCATTGAGCTTACACTAGTATATATATTGTCCAAAATTCAGATCCACAAAGCCCACTACTCCTATATTTGTCACACCACTCCCTGAGCTAGATGGATAAAAGTGGAATTCAAATATTGAGgtcaaaaaatcaaattttattttaatgcaccaatgatatgatatatgatgatAATAATAAGGATAATAAGTTCATATATGTAGATAAAAGAATATTACATTATTATAACTATTTATTTAACGCGATCTAACCGTTGGATAAAATAAAGTTGTGTACTAATATAACATCTTACTTTCGCACCAAACCGTAATGttctataattattttttttctcttatTTATATAGTAGCAGGCgcataaaatatatttcaaaaaacTTTTAGTGATGTCTTAATATCGGAATTAGTTTTGGTATTAAATTTATTCATATAGTAGCAAGCgcataaaatatataatcacTACAAAAAAATCAGGTGTTAGCGACGGTTTCTCAACAACCGTCgcaatattttgttttgaataTTGTAGATCAATATGGAAACCAAAACTGGTTCATGAGTGCCTCCTTGGTTTTCATGTTACGACTGATGATAAGACttacattttaaatttatttatcgtCTTGTATGTTTAAATTAAGCTTTTATGTTATATTATTTTACAGATTAAGGGAAAAAGACTAATAATAAGTTCCTTTTAGTCTATATTGTTTTGGTTGATTCATAATAATTTCTAAACAACTTTACAGTATTTTTTTAATAGATAAATTCATATTTAATGAAAATACATAACACGATTCCCTGAGATGGACTGTGGATTAATTGAGTATATAGAATATAAAGTTATTGATTCATTCATTAATTATGATATCTTTTAATAGGTTTGGGTTAAGTAGGGCTGAAGTTCTTTTGTTCAAGAAGGCCAGCAGCTAGGGTTGGCAAAATTTCGTGTGAGGATCGATATATATTCATATAAGGGTgaataaacatttttaaattttatttttataaatacaaGGGGTTTTGACAATGTTAACTGTCAAAATTCATTCTCCATCGGTTGGATGCACCAGACCACTGGAAAATGATTTTTCAAATATGAAAGAGGTGAGTTGGACACAGTGAATAAATGTACACATATGGCTGGATATAAGACAAAGTTCAAAGCCGCGTATATTAAACAGATAAAGATAAAAATCAGTATTGAGTAAATAAGAcgtgattttttttatgaatgtttGAACATAATTCTTCTACGTCTCACTTTATTCTTGATTTCACTAGAAAATTTTGATTGATAAATCTTATAAATACCCACTTCAATCAGTCAGACCTAACCgtcaaaaatctaaaaaaactcAACACAAAGACAACTATCTGtttcaaaacaaattttttttttcagacaATTCACTTATTTTAAGATAACAAAAAGTATGAATCAATTCAGCACTTGAGTGTGAGCTAAGAGCAACTTAAGATAAATATTGAACAAGTGCTTGGGAGACTCAGAAAGTTTTCAAAAAGATAATGCAGTTATTCAATGATTTGGAGAACTTCAATGttgaaaagattggtctttataTAATCGACATATCCAACATTAGCATTTGTGAAAACTTTCGACTTTTGTGCTATCAGCAGATAGAATTGCAAGAGAATGTGACGTGTCATTGTCTTCTTCCCAGACGTAGAAAGCAACAATAGATGTTTTATGGACATGAACAAAAAATAGTATCAACGACTCTTTTAATTTTGATTGACGAGAGATAAAAGACTGCAATAAACTTTTGTCACATTATCGATAAAACTAATTTGAGTGACTTGGCTGATGTATAGAGTGTCTGACTGTGTCTAGCTTGAGGCGGGTTGCAATAAAGCTGATTGGCTTGATATAAAAATGCAGTCCAACAGGAGCAGCCACCTAATGAAGTAGGCAGTTCAGCTCGATCATCCCGCAAGAAGGTCTATTTAGACCGTTATCATCAAAACAacgataaatttaattttttttggttaAATAGGAGTCCCAATGGAACCTAGTTAATTTGATAATTTGGATGTTTAAGTTTGGTTTTGGTTTTGGTttggtttatttttttaaaaaattaaatcgaTAAAGCAAATCGAGCCAAATTAATTTGAGCTAGACATTTAATCCATATTTCACCAGGGTGTTCAACAATAGTTAGCAACTAATTAGTATCAAAATTCTATGTAAAGATTCAACATTGTGGATCGTCATTTTGTTTTATCTCGTGCCCTAAATTTTGAATACCCTAGTTAggttttctaatttttttaatcttgTTTTTGTGATGTCGGTGAGTTCGATCCATAACTGaccaataatatatttttaattcgaTTTATCTTATTTGGTTTTGATGAAAGTTTCGACCGGTTTCATTAGCTCGAGAaacattcattaaaaaaaaaaaaaattgattcggTTGACTACCGATTGGAACACCCGCTAAAATGTTTAGTTACGTGAAGGGATCCTTAATTCAATCAACTATAAAAGCGGAAGAGAAGAAGGATTCAACAATACGGCAAAGAGGTCGTAAAGACGAGTTAAGTGGTTCTATCTTTGTTACACATTTGTTGCCCCTAATTGCTTTTCAAATTTTAGAGTAAATGATTTCAGAAACCAACAAAATTATATAATCCAAAGAAGTACGTAACATGTTCTTACAACTGGTCGCTTTCTTTGCATTTATTAAAGCAAACAAATGACGATTTATCAAAGCCatggaaaatgttttatgttctAAAATTTCCAAACTTTTTTGCGTTGAAGTTCAAAACAAAACACAATCTTGACAAATAAAAAGGTAAGctacatattaaaaaaaaaaattagtgggTTCTAATGGATagtatgaaaaataaaatatatttaaatttaaataaatttttaataataataataagttttactGTGAAgaaaaagtatcattttttggcaaaattaaaatatgtttctTACTTATGTGGGGCTTTACGTGAAGGTTGTTCTAATTAACAAAAAGTGTTCTAGAGATATTCACTTCggattaataaattattattgtaggatgattttcaaattttatttgtttcaaaagaaaaatctaACCGtatcaattttttatatttgtttgGGTTTTGATTTGTTTCCTCCGTGCTTGAAGGTCATTTTGATTTGCAACCATGCAATAACGTCCTATAACACAAACAAAAGAACAGGTAACGTGAAAAGTTAGGGATATGAATCTcaattattgtacgataatgGTCCTAGATTATGATAAGCTTAATGGTCCATGGCGGCCATAAATTGTTCATTAATTTGTGGGCATATAAAAGTAACGTTTCctcactcaaaaaaaaaaaaagaaaaaaaagaaaaaagacacCCATTAATTACACATATTTGTTTTTCATTCCACATTGGactcaaattttaaaacacCCATTAATATTATTACGTGCAGGTTATTTTTTTCATTGGTTTAATAAACTTCACTTAAAACACCTTGGGCATACTAGATGATAATAATACAAATACTACCAATTCAAACCACTAAAATATCCAAAAAAAAAGTATGTCGCGAGCTAGGATTTTCAAGTTATAAAAGCAACGAAAATCTTAACATGCTCGATTATTCAATTCTAAATTTATAGTTTTGAACTTTTTTTATATCcaatacttttatttaattttttttaaaaaataataagaaagacCTCGGTCCTACATCATACAACTTTAAAGTAAAGTCAATTAGTTCGTATACGCTAATATGACAGGTAACTAACTTTTATGCTGGAGCTAATTAATATTCCATGCACCATAATTAATATGCCATTAAATAATTTGTGCAAAGACTTATCGTAATCATAATTAGTGAAAACTTAACCAAAAACATGAATCATTCAATGAACCGTATGAACGGTTTGGTAAggtgttataattttttttaataactttttaaaaaacTCTTTAAACATCTGAAAATaaagtgttttaattaaatagtaTTTAAGTGTTTAATTTATGCTATTTTTAAAGTAATCTAAAAATAACTTTTATAATGTGTTTAATTTATATTGATCTAATCTTTGTTTATCGTTTCACGAATAATTCGctttaataaaaaaaacgaaTAACTAATATACAAAGAAATATGACTTTTGTTGCATAAACGTATTTGTGTGCCCGCACTTGCTATTGATAAAATATGTgtaaatttgtaaaaaaaaaaataatttagttCAAACATTATAAGAATGACATTAATGCCTTTTTCTCAGTCAATTCAAACAaataaggcaaaaacttatgtgagacggtctcacggatcgtattttgtgagacggatctcttatttgggtcatccacaaaaaagtattactttttatgtcaagagtattactttttattatgaatatcggtagggttgatccgtctcatagataagattcgtgaaaccgtctcacaaaagacctgctCAAACAAATAAACAAATGTCAGTGATACCATTTGGTAGCTAGCAATTACGTGGTGGAGACCGTTTCATTTACTTTTTCTCGAGAAAAGACCAAAGAAGTATTTTTGTTTTGCTATTTACCTAAATAAGAAATTATGTGAGAGTCAGAGAAATGTATTGTTTTGGAGTGAAAGCTTAGGAGCCAGAAGCCAGCTGATAAAGACAATGACGTTTGTATGGTTAGAGATTAAATTGTAGTATTAAAATTAAAGcagatataaaaaaattaaaataaaggaAACAGTTtgaaaagtttataaaaatgtaaatctaagatttgataatttttctaaaacataagtaaaaataaataatcacaCAACAAATAAATAATCACACAACAAATTCGTTCACGACTTTATACAATTTCTTCGCACGAATTCTTGATACCTTCATGAACGTAAAAATGAAAAGAAACCAAGAATAAATACAAtctatattattttttgttacatgcttatatatatgctttaattatatatgtgtatatatatgccATATTTAATCACGTGTGTTCTATTTAGTTAAGTGATTTGGACCCAGATGCCCTCACTTGGAATGCTTTGATGAGACACAAATAGAAGATAATATCCCGACGGCGCCAAATTGACAGAACCCGGCGCGGTAACCTGAATTTCATGTGTGTGCCCCGCGACAATCGCCATATTCCTTCTACTAAGTATCAACAGCCTCTGATTCATCGAAAAGGAATGTGTAGTAAACGAGGGTGCAACCATCGTTACCATGACGGAAGATGCATCTACCCGACCTGGAGGAAGTGTGAAGCGTACTTGGACAGGTTTTCCGCGTGTGATTTTTGATTGTGAAACGGGGGCAACTATTTTCGGACGTAAGGCATTTACATAGGAAGGCGAAAATGCTTCCAATGTGAGATCCGTGGGGAAAAGAACCTTTGTGAACCTATAGAACTCGTGGGGATTGCTACCTCCGACCAGGACTCGACCATCACGTAGCAATATTGCAGTCGAGTGATACATTCGAGGTCTAGAGCTTGGAGTTTGGACTTCGAACCTCATCCCTAATCGATTATAAGGTCTATAAATAACCGGAGATAGAACCGCGTCCCGACCATATTCCCACCCGGCCGTACCCGAAACCCCTCCGTTTATGATCAAGACATTGCCATTCGGTAACAACACCATGTCCCCCATGATCCGACCCATTGGCATGGTCTCCATGGCCCAACTAGGATTCGCATCGTTGATCCCGATCCTCCCACAAGTATTCAAGGCCCCTACAAAAGTACCATGTCTTGCCTTCATAAATGCTCCTCTGGGGGCCCCTCCGCACACCAAGACTTCAGCTCTACCATATTTCTTCAATGGCAGAAGAACAGCGGAACCCGTACTCGGATAACTTCGAGGATCGCCGCCCGGAATTGTCGGGTAGTTTTTAACCACCACCCCTTTACTATAATTAAACAAGATAGCTCGACTATTCGCGAAAATGAATAAGTTACCGTCTTCATTCAGAAAAATAAATGGATACAGATTGTTCTCGCTTCCGGGATCATTCGTCTGCCTCAGAAACGGTGATTCGTAAACTTTATCCGCTCCACGTCTTTTCGGGTAAAATTCATAATTGAACGTCTCCCGCCCGCCGAAAACAATACTCCTGCCATCCGGCAGGATATGGTTCGTAGCGTACCACCTTTTCACCAAGAGCCCCCCTCCATTTTCTTCCCAGTCACAATAATCATCGCTGCATGGTCTGTACTTTCTAACTACGTGTTCCCCGTCTCTGAACCCTCCTGTCTGCACCAAGGTTCCGTCGGGTGTGACGGCGCCGGAGGAGCACCACACGTCTGTTTGCACCATAAGAGGGCGGATGGAATTGGAAGCGACGCTATACTCCACCGAGTGTGCGGTGCAGTCATGTTTGACTATCCTTTCATTCGGGTCGTCGCGACATTTCCCGTGCGGCAAGGATATGTTGGACAGCCCGAAATCAGTTCTATCGAAGATGACGACGCGGTCTGTGTGGAGGAGCTGCATGTGCATGGCTGTTATTCCGATATCGGATTGAAGCAAATCCCACTTTCCAGCGGCAGCGCTGGAGAGAATATTCCGGCTAGATATCAGAAGTAGTATGATCAGCAGCTGGGGTTGGAAGAAGGGAAGAATGAGTGGTGTATTCATTTTTCTGAGTGTGAGGGTTTGGGGGCTCTCTTTGGGGGGCTTTAAATCCTTGAGGCTGGACACATCAATGAAATTAAAGCACCACACGTAAGATATACGCGTGAGAAAAATAAATATCGCAGGTTACTTTTTGTTACAGATCCGTACGTACATGTATATTCAttataatcaattttttttgagggaaatattgttattattttcgtcaccattttgtatatatatgttttgcTATCCTTGTCATCTTACTTATTATGGCTGTGATTTACAATTGTGGATTATGCTTTTATTCTTGATTTGAAGCGATTACGTATCAGCATAATCCCTGAaacgaatttttttaaaaaaaattattatttcgaGAAAATGCTTTTTAATTTGCTGTAcaagtttatatatataaagtatagtttctcaaatataaataaaaattttaatgacTGTGATGATTCATATGATAAACtaattatgttgtgtattttaTTACGTTAACGGAAAAGTAAAATATTCTAATCGACTAAATTTGTTTTTCGTGTCTCGTAATTCTGGTAAAGAGTATAATTCAATGCAAAATTTATCATTACTAGTTTACTCACGCATCCAAATCAAATGACATTAGTGAATCATGTAGAAAATTTGTGACATTGTCTATCAttcgataaaaaaaaatggtGGTATCGTCTAATTTTCTTGGGTCTACAgcacataataaaaaaattatgtatgttttaaacattgaacAGAAAAAATTAGTATAAACATGCATTGAGTTCTTGATGATCCACGAGAACGTAACTAGaaatttaaattgaattttaatcaagtatatatattttcaatgtAATCGTAGAGAAAATGTAAATTCACCTTCCTCTACATCTCATgagtttcttaaaaaaaatatattttttagttttattcCCCTAAAAAAGCAAAGGAGTAAAaactatataaaaatatagtaggtctcttgtgagacggtctcacagacgaatctttatctgtgagactggtcaaccctatcgatattcacaataaaaagtaattctttttcgtggatgacctaaataagatatatgtctcacaaaatacgacccgtgagaccgtattatacaagtttttgccataataTTATTCATCAAAATAAAACACGAGAAACATATGGTATAAAACACGAGAAACATATAAGCCTATCATTATGTTTCCTTGACaatattctttttattaatatttatggGTATGAAAGCCTGTTGCTTTTGTTTCACATTGCAGGTGAAACTATTTATGATCATAAATCAGTTAATTCTTCCCAATATGCCTCTTCTTCGTCAAAATTTAGCTGTTTAAATTAATGCTGGGGATGCCCTACAACATAAATATAATTCAAGTGTACCTGCTGCCCAACTTGTTTAGTGGTCCTTGATTTGGATTGGGACAGGGGCCCTGTTTCTCCAATAAGACAACTAAGGAACTTTCTGTTCTTTTACCCTCTCCGACGAAGatagatttaaaatatatatatatatatatatatatatatatatgtatatatatatatgggagTATTTATCGTTTATTACTTTAGAAACTTGGAAGATTCATAAATAAAATGGTATTGTCATTAATTCACTTCAACTGGTAGAATTTTGTGTTATACCATCAACATGTGAAATATTTCTTACCTTTTAGTTCTGCATTGAATGAAATCAAATACTGTTCAAATTCCTGCTATACGATCTCGACCGACCTA encodes:
- the LOC142545947 gene encoding aldehyde oxidase GLOX1-like, which gives rise to MNTPLILPFFQPQLLIILLLISSRNILSSAAAGKWDLLQSDIGITAMHMQLLHTDRVVIFDRTDFGLSNISLPHGKCRDDPNERIVKHDCTAHSVEYSVASNSIRPLMVQTDVWCSSGAVTPDGTLVQTGGFRDGEHVVRKYRPCSDDYCDWEENGGGLLVKRWYATNHILPDGRSIVFGGRETFNYEFYPKRRGADKVYESPFLRQTNDPGSENNLYPFIFLNEDGNLFIFANSRAILFNYSKGVVVKNYPTIPGGDPRSYPSTGSAVLLPLKKYGRAEVLVCGGAPRGAFMKARHGTFVGALNTCGRIGINDANPSWAMETMPMGRIMGDMVLLPNGNVLIINGGVSGTAGWEYGRDAVLSPVIYRPYNRLGMRFEVQTPSSRPRMYHSTAILLRDGRVLVGGSNPHEFYRFTKVLFPTDLTLEAFSPSYVNALRPKIVAPVSQSKITRGKPVQVRFTLPPGRVDASSVMVTMVAPSFTTHSFSMNQRLLILSRRNMAIVAGHTHEIQVTAPGSVNLAPSGYYLLFVSHQSIPSEGIWVQIT